Sequence from the Gemmatimonas sp. genome:
GGTGCGCTCGCTGGTTGTGCGCTCGCCGGGTGGGCGGACCACGTGAGGCCGATCAGGGTCGACGCGAGCGCCAGCGCTGCCCGCGTTGCACGATTTCGGTGACGCATCAGGAGGTCCGGACAGTGGCGTTTTCGCCAGTGGAGAGAGCGGCAGGGACGAGTCCGGACACACCGCCGGACACTACGAAGGCCATCGCATCGGCGCTCGCCACATCGAGCGCCCGCACGCGGGTTGCCAACACGAGATGCAACTGGCCGGAGAAGTTGTACGAGTGCGGGCAGTACACCGCCACGTACTGCGACATGCCAAGGTGTGCCAGCGACTCCTGCGTCACGAAGCCCACTAACCGCACACCGCCATCCGGCGCGAGGTCCAACGAGACCGGCTTGTCGAAGCGGCGCTTCTCGCCCACAAAGGCGTTCAACAAATCCTTCGTTGAGCCGTAGAGCAGGCGCACGAACGGTAGGCGCCCCATGAGACCCTCCAGCACGTTCACGGCCGATCGCGTAAGGAGGTTGGATCCGAGGAAGCCGACCACGGTGATCAGCAGCAGCGTTAGCACGAAGCCCACGCCCGGCAGTCGTTTCCGGATTTCCTCGCCTCTGTACGGTACGCTGCCGAGCCAGCCGTCCACATTCGTGAAAACCAGCCAGCAGACCCACACGGTTACGACCAGTGGGGCCAGCAGCACGAGTCCGCGTACGAAATAGCCGAGCAACCGTCTCATCGAGTTCCTCACGCGGTCGAAGCCGCGCCGTTAAGCTTTCCCCAACATGTGCTGGCCCAAGTTGGGGCTCCGTGGCCCGAACAACCAGCCCGTCTCACGTCTCGCCCTCCAGATGATGCGATCGCCAGTGATTCATTCGTCCCGCGGTACGCCGAGCCGCACCACGCGTGCCGCCTTCGCCACCGCCGTTGTCGCCGGCCTCGCTGGCGCGTCGGTGCTTGACGCCCAGTCGGCGACCTCGGGGCAGGCGCCGGGACCCGCCAACCCGTATACCAGCGTGTCGCGCTGGTCGCCGCCGCCCCTCCCGACCGGCAAGAAGCCGATCACGCAAGACACGTACGATGAATGGCGCACCATTTCCGGGTCGTCGCTCTCGAACGACGGCAAATGGGCGGCGTACACGCTCAGCCCCGTCGTCGGCGAGGGCGAACTGGTCGTGCGTGCCACCGCCGTCGCCACGGAGTATCGCGCGCCACGTGGCTTCACCGGTCGGCCGCAGCTGCAGCCCGCCGCCGACTCGGCGGCACAGTTCTCGGCGCAGCCCGCGCAGTTCAGCGCCGACGGCAAGTTCGTCGCCTTCACGACGTACGCGTCGCGGGCCGACGTGGAACGCGCGAGGATGCGTCGTGGCACGCCCGCGCCACGAAACGGCCTCGGCATCATGAACCTCGCTGACGGCACCGTCACGCGCGTGGCCGGCGTGCGCTCCTACCGCCTCGCGCGCAATGGTGGACGGTTTCTCGCCTACCTGCTGGAAGACACCGCCGCCGCCCCTCGCAACGCGGCCGGTGCGGCGCCAGCCGCTCCCGTCGCTTCGGCCGGGTCGCGTCGTGAGAACGGCGTTACGCTGGTGCTGCGCGATCTGTCCGGTGGCACGGAGCAACGCATCGAAGGCGTGACGGCCTTCACGTTCGATGACGATGAGAAGTGGCTCGGGTACACCGTGACCACGCGCGACGGTACCGGGAACGGGGCCTTCGTGCGCGCGCTGCCGTCGGGCGCGGTCACGCCGCTCCTTACCGGACAGGCCACGTATCGCGGGATGACGTTCGACCGGAAGGGCACGCAAGTCACACTGATCTCCGACGTCGGTGATTCCACGCCGAAGCCGAAGATGGCGGTATACCATGCCTCGCTCGTGCCGGTGAAGGGCAAGCCGGTCGCCGCGCGCAAGATCGTCGCCGCGTCGGAAGCTCCCGCCGGCCTGCTCATTGCCGAGCGAGGCGCGGTGAGTTTCACGCGTGAAGGCAACGGCGTGATCTTTTCCCTCGGCAACGTGCCGATGGACTCCATCCCTGCCGATTCACTCGTCGACAAGGCCGGCTACGATCTGTGGCACTGGAAGGTCGCGCAGATCCAGCCGCAGCAGAAGGTCACGGCGAATCGCGATCGCAACCGCACGTACACCGCCCTGTACACCATCGCGACCGGCAAGTGGACTCAGCTCGCCAACGACAGCCTGCGCGTGACCGTGAGCAACGACGGGCGTCGCGTGCTCGGTGTCAACTCGGTGGAGTACGCGATTCCGCAGTTCTGGGGTGAGGGCGCAAGCGACGCGTATCTCATCGATCCGATCACCGGCGCGCGCACGCTCATCGC
This genomic interval carries:
- a CDS encoding DUF502 domain-containing protein, translated to MRRLLGYFVRGLVLLAPLVVTVWVCWLVFTNVDGWLGSVPYRGEEIRKRLPGVGFVLTLLLITVVGFLGSNLLTRSAVNVLEGLMGRLPFVRLLYGSTKDLLNAFVGEKRRFDKPVSLDLAPDGGVRLVGFVTQESLAHLGMSQYVAVYCPHSYNFSGQLHLVLATRVRALDVASADAMAFVVSGGVSGLVPAALSTGENATVRTS